One region of Oncorhynchus mykiss isolate Arlee chromosome 8, USDA_OmykA_1.1, whole genome shotgun sequence genomic DNA includes:
- the LOC118936258 gene encoding guanylate kinase-like isoform X2 gives MAGPRPVVLSGPSGAGKSTLLKKLLKEYEGIFGFSVSHTTRSPRPGEENGKDYHYVTREYMQASIDKGEFIESAVFSGNMYGTSRASVQDVKDKNLICVLDIDMQGVRAVKTTDLNPIYIFIQPPSMSILEKRLRDRETESEESLQKRLHAAQVDMVISKDPGIFDVVIVNDSLDDAYGKLKDTLIEEIKKVQKTNLSS, from the exons atggCAGGACCCAGGCCAGTGGTGCTGAGTGGCCCGTCGGGGGCTGGGAAGAGCACGCTGCTCAAGAAGCTGCTCAAGGAGTACGAGGGCATCTTTGGCTTCAGCGTCTCAC ACACAACAAGGAGCCCTCGTCCTGGTGAAGAGAATGGTAAAG attACCATTATGTTACAAGGGAGTATATGCAGGCCAGCATCGACAAAGGGGAGTTCATTGAGAGCGCAGTGTTTTCCGGGAACATGTATGGGACGAGCAGGGCCTCCGTGCAGGACGTCAAGGACAAGAACCTGATCTGCGTCCTGGACATCGACATGCAGGGCGTTAGGGCGGTCAAGACGacagacctcaaccccatctacaTCTTCATCCAACCTCCGTCCATGAGCATCCTG GAAAAACGTTtaagagaccgagagacagagtcagaggaGAGCCTCCAGAAACGTTTGCATGCTGCCCAGGTGGACATGGTGATAA GCAAAGATCCTGGCATATTTGACGTTGTCATTGTCAATGATAGTCTTGACGATGCCTATGGGAAGTTGAAAGACACTCTTATTGAG GAAATCAAAAAAGTCCAGAAAACCAACTTGTCCTCTTAA
- the LOC118936258 gene encoding guanylate kinase-like isoform X1, producing MYTRYLSRLFSAMAGPRPVVLSGPSGAGKSTLLKKLLKEYEGIFGFSVSHTTRSPRPGEENGKDYHYVTREYMQASIDKGEFIESAVFSGNMYGTSRASVQDVKDKNLICVLDIDMQGVRAVKTTDLNPIYIFIQPPSMSILEKRLRDRETESEESLQKRLHAAQVDMVISKDPGIFDVVIVNDSLDDAYGKLKDTLIEEIKKVQKTNLSS from the exons ATGTATACAAGGTATTTATCCAGGCTCTTCTCAG ctatggCAGGACCCAGGCCAGTGGTGCTGAGTGGCCCGTCGGGGGCTGGGAAGAGCACGCTGCTCAAGAAGCTGCTCAAGGAGTACGAGGGCATCTTTGGCTTCAGCGTCTCAC ACACAACAAGGAGCCCTCGTCCTGGTGAAGAGAATGGTAAAG attACCATTATGTTACAAGGGAGTATATGCAGGCCAGCATCGACAAAGGGGAGTTCATTGAGAGCGCAGTGTTTTCCGGGAACATGTATGGGACGAGCAGGGCCTCCGTGCAGGACGTCAAGGACAAGAACCTGATCTGCGTCCTGGACATCGACATGCAGGGCGTTAGGGCGGTCAAGACGacagacctcaaccccatctacaTCTTCATCCAACCTCCGTCCATGAGCATCCTG GAAAAACGTTtaagagaccgagagacagagtcagaggaGAGCCTCCAGAAACGTTTGCATGCTGCCCAGGTGGACATGGTGATAA GCAAAGATCCTGGCATATTTGACGTTGTCATTGTCAATGATAGTCTTGACGATGCCTATGGGAAGTTGAAAGACACTCTTATTGAG GAAATCAAAAAAGTCCAGAAAACCAACTTGTCCTCTTAA
- the c8h1orf35 gene encoding multiple myeloma tumor-associated protein 2 homolog, with translation MFGASRSGGVRGGQDQFNWDDVKGDKHRENYLGNSLMAPVGRWQKGKDLTWYTKDKKGGVKPMSREEELAAVKAAEQEALLAALGHKNIKRQPSGLTKEDLADVCRREDAEAEDRDVDRVSGLGSSGATSRKMVFSQQEKEAAKIGLSVFTHHKTEGKSGNQEASARKTSANTEKQDVDQRHDSSKKKEKKRKKKKRQRRDSSSSDSEDDKRRRKDHRHHNPSCLSQTGARPHDSHSKGGPKGERHPLSSQRRQQRHDTHSSHRESPVPRASHKAAHAALTQSHRRRHDTDSDE, from the exons ATGTTTGGTGCTTCAAGATCTGGGGGTGTAAGGGGGGGGCAAGACCAATTCAACTGGGATGACGTGAAAGGCGATAAACACAGGGAAAACTACCTCG GGAACTCTCTTATGGCACCAGTGGGGCGATGGCAGAAAGGCAAAGATCTGACGTGGTATACCAAAGACAAAAAAGGTGGTGTCAAGCCTATGTCAAGAGAAGAGGAGCTTGCTGCTGTGAAGGCAGCAGAGCAAGAGGCACTGCTGGCTGCCCT AGGCCACAAGAATATAAAGAGACAACCATCTGGCCTGACCAAAGAG GACCTTGCAGATGTGTGCAGGAGGGAGGATGCGGAAGCTGAGGACAGAGATGTGGACAGAGTTTCTGGCCTTGGAAGCTCCGG TGCAACGTCACGGAAAATGGTGTTCTCCCAACAGGAGAAGGAAGCTGCCAAAATAGGCTTGTCAGTCTTCACA CACCATAAAACAGAAGGGAAGTCTGGAAACCAGGAAGCCTCTGCCAGAAAAACATCTGCGAACACAGAGAAACAGGATGTGGATCAAAG ACACGATAGCAGCAAAAAGAAGGAAAAGAAGCGCAAAAAGAAGAAAAGGCAGAGAAGAGACTCTTCCTCCTCCGATTCAGAAGATGACAAAAG GCGCAGAAAGGACCACCGTCATCATAATCCATCATGCCTCAGTCAGACTGGAGCCAGACCCCATGACAGCCATTCAAAGGGGGGACCAAAGGGTGAAcgccaccccctctcctctcaacgACGCCAGCAGAGGCATGACACACACTCCTCCCACAGGGAGTCCCCCGTCCCCCGCGCCAGCCACAAGGCAGCCCATGCTGCTCTGACACAAAGCCACAGGCGGCGCCATGACACAGACTCTGACGAataa